Proteins encoded together in one Tripterygium wilfordii isolate XIE 37 chromosome 14, ASM1340144v1, whole genome shotgun sequence window:
- the LOC120015165 gene encoding protein TIFY 5B-like translates to MQKQTAKPFKMRTNRNLELQLFPSTDSDFDSGHAHRQSTEDSSRSSGHYQQPQLKVSDDAEVQARAILSLASREIEEGMKFPSRWETASSSTVPYQLSLKGNLSTKMSLRRFLQKRKSRIQSYVSLYTFNH, encoded by the exons ATGCAAAAACAGACAGCTAAGCCTTTCAAGATGAGAACAAACCGCAATCTTGAACTCCAGCTTTTTCCTTCAACAGATTCTGATTTCGATTCAGGTCACGCGCACCGTCAATCAACGGAAGACTCTAGCAGAAGCTCTGGACATTATCAACAACCACAGCTTAAAGTTTCTGATGATGCAGAGGTTCAG GCTAGAGCCATACTATCACTGGCATCAAGAGAAATTGAGGAAGGAATGAAATTCCCAAGTAGATGGGAGACAGCCTCATCATCAACTGTTCCATATCAACTTAGTCTAAAAGGTAATCTTTCGACGAAGATGTCCCTGCGACGCTTTCTGCAGAAGCGAAAGTCCAGGATCCAAAGCTATGTTTCTCTATATACCTTCAATCACTAG
- the LOC120015539 gene encoding protein TIFY 5A-like has translation MKRNCNLELRLFSLTADSDSDSDQHQSPEVSSRITRREQLQQQQQQLTISSINGRVGVSHVSELQGRAIISLATREIGERVKTNLIRCNETSVSSANNLSMKISLQRFLQKRKCRIQATSPYHRPSQ, from the exons ATGAAAAGGAATTGCAATCTTGAACTTCGCCTGTTCTCTCTTACGGCGGATTCCGATTCCGATTCCGACCAGCACCAATCACCGGAAGTGTCCAGTAGAATCACTCGACGCGAACAActacagcagcagcagcaacagcttACAATTTCGTCCATTAATGGAAGGGTCGGCGTTTCTCATGTTTCAGAGCTTCAG GGCAGAGCAATAATATCGCTGGCAACAAGAGAAATTGGGGAAAGAGTGAAAACTAACCTAATTAGATGCAATGAGACTAGTGTTTCTTCAGCAAACAATCTTTCAATGAAGATTTCGCTGCAACGATTCCTCCAGAAGCGAAAGTGCCGGATCCAA